GGGGCGTCTGCCGCGATGTCGAGGACCATGCGCTGCGATTCCTCAAGGAGGTGCCCGTCGAGCTCAAGTTCAACGGTGGATCCGCGCCGCCCGCCAAACGGAAACAGGGATTCCAGGTAGGGCAGGGCGCCGGCGACCAGGCGATACCGGTAGTCGCCCCCGCCTTGAAAGCGCAGGTCGGAGATCCGGATCCGATATTCCCCATCCGCCGGCGGAAGAAACACCAGGAAGGGGTCGAGTCCGTGAACGTCCTCGCTGCGCGCCAGTTCCTTTCCGTCGGCATCAAGAACGACGAGGGTGGGATCAAGCGGCGAGCCGAACCGGTTGGCCTGAACGTCGAGAACGACCGGGTCGCCCCTGTTCGCGCGGAATCGAAAGGTGTCCACCTCGGTGTTGGCCCCGATCACCCCGGAGATCCCGGCCGGCAGGGAAATCACCGAGGCGGCCGCGGCGTATTCCAGCAGTTCGGGCAGGTCACTGACCTCGAGGGTCAGCGGGTTGGAGACACCGTCCGGGCTGGCGACCCGGAGTTCCCGGACACCTAGGGGGGCATCCGGGTCTACCGTGAGCCGCACCGTGAGCGATTTCGAAGCCTCGGGCGCTGCCGACAATCCCCCGGCCGAGCTTTCCAGCGTCAGCGGCGACTCGGGGCGGGGGACCAGGAGTCCCGACATGCCGCTGCCCGTCAGGAGGACCAAATCCACTGGGGCGAGCGCCTCCCCAGGCAGGGTGACTTCAAGGGTGGTGCCTCGTTGAAACCAGGTGACTGGAGTTGAACCCAGCTGGGGGACCGGTTGCGCGTGCACCTGTGCCGGAGCCAGAAGTCCCATGGGGACCAGCAACCACAATGCGGTGTTCCAGATCGTACGCTGCATTCCGTTCCGGCACACGCCCGACTCAGGGTCCGGGACGGGAGGTGACGGCATTTCCGGTTCGCATTCCGGGCCTGTGCTCCCGCGCATGCCAATGGAGGAAGGCTGGCGGGCCACGGTTGTCCGCAAACCCCGGTCAGCTGAACAACCCAAGGACCGCTTCGGCCTGGACAAGTTCACGGGGCTGGTTGAGGTGGTTCATCACCATGGTGTGGGGATCAATGCCCAGGGCGTGATAAATGGTGGCCACAATCTGGGTGGGGTGGACCGGGTTCTCCGCCGGACTGCTGGCGGTGGCATCCGACTTCCCATACAGGGCCCCCCGGCTCACGCCGGCGCCGGCGATGAAGGCGGTATAGCAGTAGGGCCAGTGGTCGCGTCCGTCGGGCGAGTTGGTGTTGCCGCTCGTGCTCACGCCCAGGCGCGGACTGCGGCCGAACTCTCCCAGCGCCACCACCAGCGTCTCCTCAAGGAGACCGCGCTGATCCATGTCCTCGATCAGCGCGCTCAACCCCGAGTCCAGCTTCGGACAGTGGAGATTGCGCAGGGGCCCGAAGTTCGCCGCATGGGTGTCCCACGCATCCACCGTCGGGTCGCCGTTCGCCACCGCAGGCCAGTTCATTTGCACCACCCGGGTGCCGGCCTCGATCAGGCGACGCGCCAGCAGGCAGCCCTGACCGAACGTGTGGCGTCCATACCGGTCGCGCAAGGCATCGGGTTCCCGGGCCAGGTCAAACGCGTCGCGGGCGCGTCCGCTGCTCACCAGGTCGAACGCCTTTTGGTAGTAGCTGTCGAGCGCGTACCTGGCGACGGCCTGCTCCATCTCCGGCATCGCCTCATTCACCGTCTTGAGCAGCGACTCACGGCGCCCCAGCCGTTCGCGCGAGACCTCCTGGCGCAGTGTCAGGTCCGCCAGGTTGATCTCCTTTGCGGGATCCTGGTAGAAATAGTACGGGTCGAATGCGGCTCCGAGGAAGCCGGCGGTGCCGCCCTTGCCGATCACGTTGGATTCCTGGAGGGGACGCGGCAGCATCACGAAGGGCAGCATCGGCACCTCGGGCGGACGGAGGCGCGCGATCTGCGAGCCGAGGTGCGGGAAGTCGTTGGGGGCGGGCGGTTCAAGTTGTCCCGACGGCGACACGCGGTCCGGGGTGTAACCGGTCATGATTTGGTAGATGGCGGCCGTGTGGTTGAACAGACCGACCGGCGTGTAACTCATGGACCGGATCAGCGTGGCCTTGTCCATCTGGCCGGCAAGCTGCGGCATGACCTCGCTGAGCAGGATGCCGGGGACCTTGGTGCGGATCGGCTTGAAGTCACCGCGGACATTGGACGGTGCATCCGGTTTGGGATCCCAGATGTCAATGTGGCTGGGACCGCCCTGAAGGTAGAGGATGATCACCGATTTGGCGCGGCCCCAGCCGTTTTTTGGGGCACCGGGTGCCGGCCCGGCATCGGGGGATTGGCCGGCCTGGATGCGCAGCAGGTCGGCCAGGCTCACCCCCACCAGACCCGCCCCACCCAGGCGGAGGAATTCGCGGCGGCTGAAGCCGTCGCAGGTGGCGCCGAATTCGCCGGGAATGGAGATCATGGGATCATCGGTTGAACAGAAACGCAGGGGTATTGAGCAGGGCCCAGGTGAGATCCTGTGCCGCTTCGAGGCGCTGCGGGCCCTCGCCGAGGTGGATTGCGGCCAGTTCCGCTTCGGTGGGCGGGCGGTTCAGGCAGCCGAGATACAGCTCCTCGATCACCTTGCGATCGTCGGGCTCCGACTCCACGAGCGCCTTCAAACGATTGTGCGGGCTGGTCACACACTCGCCCAGGGTCGGACCATTGATCAGGTTGAGGGCGTGGGAAAGCGTGACGTTGGACGAACGCTCGCATTCGCAGGCGCTCTGTCGTTTCGGACGCCCGAACAGCGCCAGAAAATCGTTGCCGCGCACCATGCCGTCGGGAAGGTCCACGGCCCGGAGGCCCGCGGGCAGATCCTTGAACGGTGGGCGGTACCCCGTCGCCACGGCGACGGCATCCAGCAGTTGCTCGGCGCCGAGGCGTCGGGGCAGGGCGTGGGAAAAATTGACCGCGTCGTCCTCGTTCCAGCGGTTGGGGACGATGCTCAACTGGTAGGTTCGCGACTCGCAGAGGGTGCGCAGCAGTCTGCGGACGTCGAAGCCGCCGGCCACGAACGTTTCGGTCAGCGCGTCGAGCAGCGCGGCATTGCTGGGTGGGTTGCCGGCGCGGATGTCATCCACCGGGTCAATGATGCCGCGGCCGAAGCAGTAACTCCAGAAGCGGTTCACCGTGGATTTCGCGAAATAGGGGTTGTCCGGCGAGGTCAGCCAGGCGGCGAACGCCATCCGGCGGTCGTCGCCCGACGGCACCGGAGGGGTCGTCCCGTAGGGAACCCGGGGCGGCACCACCTGGGCGGTCCTTGGGTGCCGCGCCTCGCCGCCGTTGTAATTGTGGTAAACGACGTCCTCCGAGACCTGTTCCGAGGCGTAGGTCTCGTTGCCGCGGATCAGGACGTCCCGCCCCAGCGTTCCGCGCTTGAATGCAACCTGGGAGAAGAACGCGCCGAACTCGTAGTACTGGTTCTGGGTCCAGCGTTCGAAGGGATGATCGTGGCACTTGTTGCAGTTGAACCGCACCCCGAGGAAGGTCTGGGAGATGTCCTCGGTCATCTTGTCGGGATCACGAAGGGCCCGCAGGTAGTTCCCGGCGGGGTTCTCGAAGGTGCTCCCCTTGGCCAGGATCAGGTCACGGACGAATGCGTCGTACGGCCGGTTGGTGGCGAATTGGCGTCCAATCCACTCCCGGAACACCCACACGCCCTTCTTTCCAAGATTCTCCGAGTTGCACTGGAGGAGATCGGCAAACTTGTTGCCCCAGTAGGCGGCGTAGTCCGGGGACACCAGGAGTTCCTGGATCAGGGCCTCCCGCTTGGCGCGCGTCTCCGAGAGGTCGGCCAGAAAGGCACGGACCCGGTCCGACGTCGGGGGCTGGCCGGTGAGGTCCAGAAAGACACGGCGGATGAACTCGGCATCGGTGCACAGGTCCGAAGGATTGATCTTCATCCGTTCCAGCTTCGCGTTGACCAGGCGGTCCACGAAGTTGTGTTCGGGCATCGGTGCGAAATCGAACCCGGTTCGATCCCCCATCACGACCACCTCGCGCGCCGCATACAGCCCCTCGTAGCGCACCAGCACGGCCATCTCCCCCCGCCGGAGTGCGGTCAGGGTGTGGCCACGGACCAGGGCCACCTCCTCGTTGTTGCTCGACAGGATGGCCTCCCGGGTGACGTCGCGGGTCGAGCCGTCCGGATATTGGGCAAGGATGAGGAACCGCTGCTCGCGTCCGGGCAGGTCCAGTTCGACCGTTTCCGGCAGGATGGTCAGGCCTGTTGCGCGGACATCGAGAGGCTCGAACCGGGCGCCCTCGGAGATCCATTGACGCAGGAGTTCGTGCTGGCGGGATCCGGGGCGGAGCACCTGGCCGCCCTCATGGGGCAGGTCGGCGAGGGGCTTCAGGAGCATCAGGGACTCATCCACGGCCGAGCGGTTGAAGCGGCGCCCATTCAGATCGTTGACCAGTGCCTGATAGTCGTAGTGCGGGTCGTAGCCACGCAGGGACAGCTTGAACCCGTTCTTGCCGCCGGCGGATCCGTGGCACGTCCCCTGGCTGCAGCCGGCCCGGTTGAGGATCGGCTCAATGTCGCGCACAAAGCCCACAGGGGGATGGTTCGTGCCCTTCACAGCGACCGGCAGGCGGACCGTTCGACCGGCGGCGGACACCGTGACCGAGGCGTCACCGACGACGTGTCCGGAGATGAAACCGTCCTCGGAGACCGTCACGGCCGCCGAATCCGGCGCGAAGCGCGCCATGCCGGTCAGGTCCAGCACCCCGCCGTCCGCCCGCTCGCCGACCACCAGCACCGTCCGGGCATCCCGGCCGTCCCCCAGGGTCAGCGACGCGGGTTCCAGGCGCAGCGTGGTGATTTCAGGAAGCGGCGGCTGGGGAGGGCGTACGACGTCCGGGGCCGGAGTCACCGCGGCGAGCCGGAGGCATCCGGCGGCCACCAGGATTCGGACGACGCATTGGGCTCCGGGACAACTCATGAAATTCTGGGGAACGCTCTGTGAGGCTAGTCAGTCGGAGCTGGGGGCTCAAGAAGGTTCGACCGCGAAGGTGCAACCGCGCAGCGGCAGGCCACGAGACCTCCGGCTCGCGATTCACGCCCCTTCCTTTGGAGCGTTTAGGGATTCGCGGGATAGGGCGAACTCCTCCTCCGGGGAAAGAACGAGCTGGTGACGTCCGATCATTGCGAAGTAGAGGAGACCCAGGGCGTACCAAACCGCTGCGGCAGCGACCCCCAGCCGGTAGACGGGATCCCGGAGCTGGAACGACAGGGTCAGGGCGGCGATGAGGATCGTGAGGACGGCGCCGGGGATGCCGAGGGGGCTGCGGTACGGACGTTCGATGTCGGGCCGTTTCCAGCGGAGCAGGATGAAGCTGAGGCCCTGCATGGCATAGGAGATCATCGCGCCAAAGACCGCCATGTTGAGCAGGGTGCCGCCGATGACGTCCGCGCCCTTCTCGGCCCCCGCGAGAAACCAGACCGCGAGCATGATGGCAAAGCCGATCCCCGTACCGCTGCACAGGGCCATGTGCGGCACCTTGTGCCGGCCGTGGGTCAGGGACATGAAGCGCAGGTAGTAGCCGGCGCGGGAGAGCGAATAGATCTGGCGTCCGTAGGCAAAAATGATCGTGTGAAAGCTGGCGACCAGGCCGATGACGGCGACGAGCGCCAGGACCCGGGCAGGCCCGCTGCCGTACAGCACCCGGAATCCGTCCAGCAGCGGCTCCCCGGAACTCGCGAGGGAAAAGGCTCCGCGCATGGCGCCGGCATCCGCGGAGCCGACGGAGGCATTGAGCACGGTGGTCATCACGGCGGAGAACATCAGCGTGCCCATGCCATAGATGAGTCCGCGGGGCATGTCGCGTTTCGGGTCGAAGGCCTCCTCCGCGGCGAGGGGGAGCTGCTCGATGGCGAGGAAGAGCCAGACGGCGAAGGGCAGCGCGCCGAGGGCGCCCCGCAGTCCGAAGGGCAGCCAGGGTCCGTGGCCGTCGGGAAGCTCCATGCGGGATCCGTCTGGTGCGACCCCGATGTTGAGCGCCCAGCGCGCAGGATCGGCGTGGGGCAGGGCGCTGACCCAGTAGACGGCCAGGACCGCGAGCGCCGCGAGCGTGACGACCACGGAAACCTGGAACGACAGTTCGACCCCCCGGAGGTTGAGGAGCAGGAACGCGGCGTAGAAGCCGGCCCACCAAAGCGGCAGCCACACGGTGGACGTTCCGAAGATGGCCGACATGTACGAGCTGATGAAGAAGACAATCACCGCGGGGGTGAGGAGGTACTCAATGCTTTCGGCCAGGCCGGTGATCATGCCGCCCCAGGGCCCCATGGCGCTCCGGGCGAAGGAGTAGGCGCCGCCGGTGTGGGGCAGGGCGGGGGACATCTCTGCGAGACAGAAGATCAGGCCCCAGTACATGGCCGCGATGAGAAGCAGGGCGATCATCATGCCGCCAAAGCCGGCACCGAGTCCGAGATTCCAGCCGGAATAGTGGCCTGAAATCACCGCCCCCACTCCCAGGGCCCAAAGGGACCAGACCCGCGCGTAGCGGCGAAGTCCCCGCTTCTCAAAGTATCCACTGTCGGCTGCAGTGTAGGTGACGCCGCCAACGGATTTCCTTTTCGACATGATGCGCTGGGAGGAGAGGGGTCCCGACGGTTGGGCTTTTGCATCGGGCGCCGTGCCGCCCACACGAGGAATCAGGCAGGGACGCGGGAATCCAGCATTGCGAAACCTTTGGGGCAACCCGCCGGTGGCCGGAGTCAAACCGGGACGAACTCCGGGGTCTACCTGCGGATGTAGGGGCGGGGCGCCACGTATACGGGAGCCCCCCACGCACCCCAGCCGTCCCAAACGGGCATTGAGTTCAGTTGGGCCGCGGTGAGTTGTTCCTGAGAGCGCTCCTGCTGCAGGCGAAGCCGCTGATATTCCTGGTATTGGGCGTCCTCACCCACATAGAGCACCTGCTCCTTCGGCACGGGGAACACGAAGTAGTTGGTGCCATCGCGTGGCACCATGGAGACCTTGTCCGGGGGCAGACCCTTGAGCTTCTCCTGCTGGGCCGGCGTGCTCGCCTGGAGGATCCGGAATCCGGCTGCGGACAGCAGGTCTTCAGTCTGTTTGGTGGAGGCGCAGCCCGCGGCGGCGACGACGGCGACGAGGGCAACGGCGGTCATCAGGAGGGTGGCCGGCCCGGGTGAGTGGTTCTTCATGGGGACAAGCGTTCCGTGCTCCACAGGTATCCCCAAGGGGACGTGCCGGTCAATGCGCCTGCGGACGATTCGCCTATGGCTGAATCGCCGGCGTCGGCGGGTTGAAGATGGGGCCGTCCCACGCGCCCCAGCCGCTCCAGGTGGGCACGGCCATCAGGCGGGCCCGCCCCATCGCCTCCTCGGCCTTCTTCTGCTCGGCCTGGCGTTTCTGGAATTCCTCGTACTGGGCCTCGCCGCCCACATAGAGCAACTGCTTTTTCGGCAGCGGATACACATAGGCGTTGGTGCCATTCCGCGGCACCTGGGAAATCTGCCCGGGCGGCAGCTCCGCCAGCCGGGTTTCCTGCGCCGCGGACGTTGCCGGCACGACGTGAAAGCCCGAGGCCGTGAGCATTGCCTCGGTCGGCCGGGTGGATGTGCAACCGACGGCAAGCAGACATCCCAGAAGGGATGCGACCAGGGCGGGCGAAGGGCGACGGCGCGGCTGCATGGACGCGGATGGACTCGTTCGTTGGGGATACCCCGGCCAGCGCGCCCCGGTCAATGGCCGCGCGGTTCCGGCCGCATGGTTTTGGCCCGGGCTGGCTCGTCGCCGCCCGCAACGATTCCAGTGCTCGAAAGGTTGCAGAACGCAAAAAAGTCTTTGCCAAGGCAGCGCGCGATCCCCAATTTGCGCCCGCTTTTTGGGCCGGGGCGTAGCGTAGCCTGGTAGCGCGCCTGTTTCGGGTACAGGAGGTCGTGAGTTCGAATCTCACCGCCCCGACCACTTAAAGCCCGCAGGTGACGGCGTTCGCCCCCGGTTCGCGCACGTGGTGGAATTGGCAGACACGCTACTTTGAGGTGGTAGTGCCGAAAGGCGTGCAGGTTCA
The sequence above is a segment of the Verrucomicrobiia bacterium genome. Coding sequences within it:
- a CDS encoding DUF1501 domain-containing protein, which encodes MISIPGEFGATCDGFSRREFLRLGGAGLVGVSLADLLRIQAGQSPDAGPAPGAPKNGWGRAKSVIILYLQGGPSHIDIWDPKPDAPSNVRGDFKPIRTKVPGILLSEVMPQLAGQMDKATLIRSMSYTPVGLFNHTAAIYQIMTGYTPDRVSPSGQLEPPAPNDFPHLGSQIARLRPPEVPMLPFVMLPRPLQESNVIGKGGTAGFLGAAFDPYYFYQDPAKEINLADLTLRQEVSRERLGRRESLLKTVNEAMPEMEQAVARYALDSYYQKAFDLVSSGRARDAFDLAREPDALRDRYGRHTFGQGCLLARRLIEAGTRVVQMNWPAVANGDPTVDAWDTHAANFGPLRNLHCPKLDSGLSALIEDMDQRGLLEETLVVALGEFGRSPRLGVSTSGNTNSPDGRDHWPYCYTAFIAGAGVSRGALYGKSDATASSPAENPVHPTQIVATIYHALGIDPHTMVMNHLNQPRELVQAEAVLGLFS
- a CDS encoding DUF1553 domain-containing protein; translation: MSCPGAQCVVRILVAAGCLRLAAVTPAPDVVRPPQPPLPEITTLRLEPASLTLGDGRDARTVLVVGERADGGVLDLTGMARFAPDSAAVTVSEDGFISGHVVGDASVTVSAAGRTVRLPVAVKGTNHPPVGFVRDIEPILNRAGCSQGTCHGSAGGKNGFKLSLRGYDPHYDYQALVNDLNGRRFNRSAVDESLMLLKPLADLPHEGGQVLRPGSRQHELLRQWISEGARFEPLDVRATGLTILPETVELDLPGREQRFLILAQYPDGSTRDVTREAILSSNNEEVALVRGHTLTALRRGEMAVLVRYEGLYAAREVVVMGDRTGFDFAPMPEHNFVDRLVNAKLERMKINPSDLCTDAEFIRRVFLDLTGQPPTSDRVRAFLADLSETRAKREALIQELLVSPDYAAYWGNKFADLLQCNSENLGKKGVWVFREWIGRQFATNRPYDAFVRDLILAKGSTFENPAGNYLRALRDPDKMTEDISQTFLGVRFNCNKCHDHPFERWTQNQYYEFGAFFSQVAFKRGTLGRDVLIRGNETYASEQVSEDVVYHNYNGGEARHPRTAQVVPPRVPYGTTPPVPSGDDRRMAFAAWLTSPDNPYFAKSTVNRFWSYCFGRGIIDPVDDIRAGNPPSNAALLDALTETFVAGGFDVRRLLRTLCESRTYQLSIVPNRWNEDDAVNFSHALPRRLGAEQLLDAVAVATGYRPPFKDLPAGLRAVDLPDGMVRGNDFLALFGRPKRQSACECERSSNVTLSHALNLINGPTLGECVTSPHNRLKALVESEPDDRKVIEELYLGCLNRPPTEAELAAIHLGEGPQRLEAAQDLTWALLNTPAFLFNR
- a CDS encoding amino acid permease translates to MSKRKSVGGVTYTAADSGYFEKRGLRRYARVWSLWALGVGAVISGHYSGWNLGLGAGFGGMMIALLLIAAMYWGLIFCLAEMSPALPHTGGAYSFARSAMGPWGGMITGLAESIEYLLTPAVIVFFISSYMSAIFGTSTVWLPLWWAGFYAAFLLLNLRGVELSFQVSVVVTLAALAVLAVYWVSALPHADPARWALNIGVAPDGSRMELPDGHGPWLPFGLRGALGALPFAVWLFLAIEQLPLAAEEAFDPKRDMPRGLIYGMGTLMFSAVMTTVLNASVGSADAGAMRGAFSLASSGEPLLDGFRVLYGSGPARVLALVAVIGLVASFHTIIFAYGRQIYSLSRAGYYLRFMSLTHGRHKVPHMALCSGTGIGFAIMLAVWFLAGAEKGADVIGGTLLNMAVFGAMISYAMQGLSFILLRWKRPDIERPYRSPLGIPGAVLTILIAALTLSFQLRDPVYRLGVAAAAVWYALGLLYFAMIGRHQLVLSPEEEFALSRESLNAPKEGA